CTCAGGGTCATGGCAACATTGGGGCTGGCTTCTGGCTTGAAAATAGGAGCATGAACCCCCCACCACCAGGTTCACTCAACAAATGAGATGGGTAGATTATGAAATCACAAAGAAGCACATGTCAGTGTAGACGCACAATTGTGTACATAAGCACAAACATCGAACACACATCCCTATACCAACGCCATAATATGATTCACACCTGAAATCATTTTTTTCCCAAGCAAGGATTTCTATGGTTACTGCAGTTGTTTACCAAGGTGAAACACAAATACCAGGAAATGAAACTGCAGCACAGCagtaaaccagctaggtcagattCTCAGTATTGGCTAATAACACACGCACAACAACATGCAGCTTTTGCGTAGGGTGCCGGAAGTGAAATGTTTAGATTTTGTGTCTCTTCCCAAATGAGTTACACTGGCACATAATTTACCCCAAAACTGTCAACAGCCTAGGTTACATCGTTTCAGCCCATGACAGGACCTGGCCTCCATCGTTAGCCTGTGGACACTTGGCTATGATTCACCTCCTGTGACGGCTATGACATATCGACAGATACACTGAGTTTCGGGCCCTTCTGTTCTCTAAAATGCTGCTTTCATTTTGGGCCGCTATAAAAAGGCTCACATGCACCCCTTCTGGAATAGGGCCCTGGAGGCTTGAAAGGAACACGTTCATATGTATTTTTTGGTGCCTGTGATGTAATGTGTTTTTAACCCTATCAGAAGATGATCAGCACAAATGTTGATGTTTGCAATTGGAACCCCCGTGATTATGAGGACTCCCTCACAGGATCATTGATTGAAGCATATTGATCAAAATCCGATTGAAACACCAACTTCTCTTGATTGGTACATGTTACATGCAGCTGCCTCCGTGAAGTATCTAACGATAGCCTTTCATTTTCCCCACAACAACATAGATGAACCTGACATCATATTTATTGATGACATTAACATATTTTGGTCAATATAGTGCAATAAGTGCAAAGCAATTAAAACGAATGAAATTGATGAGGGAAAGAGAATTGCGAATGCTTGTATAAAAATAGGTGTCACATTAAAAGATCAGTATTACACAACATAATTATTACTTCAATTATTATTCATGAATTTGATAACATATCAAGAATACATATTAAGAATGAACGCACATATTCATTTTTAATAGTAATCATCCTAATGATAGCTGTTTAAAGGCCCACTTGCCTTCCAACTCCAAAAAGTGCAGAAAGCATACAAAGAcaactttttttcttctttaaatGACGCAGTCTTTCTTTAACATTGGGGGTGTGCcaccattttaaaaaaaaaagccacTTTTACAATGCGAGCTACAGTAAATGATATGGAACTACAAACATAAACGTTTACAGAGGATCATGGAATTATGACACAGGTAATACTGATGAAGAATCAAAATGTTTGAAAATACATGGCAGAGTACTCCAATAAATACTTACTTACAGACTAAAGCAGAGAATTGTCCTGCGCAGTTTGATGGAGACACTGCCGTACAGTGTTTTTTCGTCAGATGGTGATTTATAAACATTTTTGTGATTCACAATATATGTATGGTTATATTCCTGAAAATGTAGTTGGGTAAGTTGACCTGTACACTTACATGTATGTATATTCAATCTTCACCATATAAAAATAGATTCTAAATCACCAGTTAAGTAGAACAACTTTCGTCCAGTTAGGTTCAGAGAGAGACTTTCAGTTCCTGCAATGTCATGTAATTAAGAAATAAGAATAATAGAGTTTGGCACACCCCGTTTAATGCTTATTTTGTTGATGTGTCGTGCCAAGGCACCCTCAATATTGAGCCAGTGGGTTTAAGGGGGGAAATCCTTCATACATGGACAAATCTGTTGCTCAAAACTGACTGAAAGTGGTCTGTTTCTCAAGAACTTCGAGGTAGTCCGGCTCGACTTGAAGTTTCGCTTTTAGTTCCAAATATTCATTTCTGTTGGGCTCCACGTAAACAGTACTCGGCGCTGTGCCATAAAGCACTGTTTCTCGTATCCTCTCTGGGTGTAAGAACTGGCGTCTAACATCAAAGTTTGGGTTGTACGTGTACGAGACAGGGCCAGTGTACTTGTATTCTAGACTGTTACCGGAGGGGGATTGGTTGTCCGCCTCTATGATGCCCCTGAAGAAGTGCTCGGCATTTTCTGCAGGGGAGGGGTCCTCGCGAGGCTCAATAGTGCTCACGCTATAAGTGGGACTTCTCATGTTGCTGTTCCTCTCCTCATCCACATCGCTCCTATAAGTCACCTTCAATTCATGGAGGTCGCGGTAATCCTCGACTGTGTTGCCTTCCCTGGACCTGTAAATGGGATTTTTGCACATGTGGCCCATAGGGTGAGGGATGTACTCATACACGTGTCCGGCGGGGGCTTTGACTTTGGGGACGGTTCGGTTATTACTGTAAAGGCTGTACTGCAAGTTAAACGAGCTCACGTCAGAGTTGTTGGTGCTGGTGCGGTCGCTCTGGGACTTTTTACGCTTTTTCACCACGACAACAAACAGCCCCGCCGCCACAAAGACGGACATGATGAACACGAGCAGCAGGCTGaggatgaggacagagagagggacgacGCTGCTAGTGGGGTTAGATCTCTGGTAGGTCTCTGTGGTGGTGGCTCTGTCCGGCAGAGGCTCATCAGAGGGGGGCGCTGTTGAGACGACTACGTCAGAGTAATCTGGACACAGCTGTTCAGACTGAATGGAACGCATATCAATCCCGCTGTGACGTTTGGGTGTCTCACATTTAACCTCATTAACAACGGTGCCGGCACTGAGCTGCTCGAGCCATATCTTCATGCCGACGACGTCACACGAGCAATCCCATGGGTTCTCAATCAGATCTATCTGCAACAGCAATTTTAACTGATCTAACACACCGCTCACAGGCAGGTTTTGGAAGTGGTTACTGCGGAGATTAAGTCTAGAGAGGGACAGCCCAGTAAAGATTCCCGCTGGTAAGGTTTTCAGAAGGTTATTGTTGAGGAAAAGCAGCTGAAGGTTTGGCACAAACCGGAACGTGCCCCCTACAATCTCACGGATTTTGTTGTATTCTAAGTAGAGATACTGCAAACTCTGCAGGCCAAAAAACATCTCTGCTGTAAGCCTGTCGATTAGATTACCATTTAAATACAGCCTACGCAGGTTGGTTAAATCCCCAAAAGCTCTGTCTTGGATGAGGGATATCCTATTGTTTCCTAGGTGAAGCAAATCCAATCCGGTAGCCTCCAAGAAATCAGATCTGCGTACCACAGGAATGTAATTCCCTGTGAGATACATTTTTTTGGGATTGTATGGCTTGGGCTTCAGGTCAGATATGttctcaatctttctctcttGGCAGTTGACGTTTAGTCCAAGATCAGCAATCTGCAGATTACATGTACAGGTGGTGGGACAGTCCAAAGGCACAGGAGATTTGGTCTGATAAGCAATGATGGGGCCATAGTTGTAAGGGTTAGCTGGAATCCGGGAGGTGGGCTTTGACCTGGTTCGGTTTGATTGACGGGTGCCCTTGGTAGGCCTTGACGATGCCTTGAAAGCATTTGACGAGGTGGCTGAGGCCGTCACCGAAGCTGGCGTGGTTTGGAAATATCCATTGGTGCTGAGTGGGGGAGGGGGTCGCATTTCATATTCAGAAATTGCTCGTCGGGGGCACAGCTCCTGTTTGGAGACCTCGTCCAGGTCTCTGCCATGCAGTCTGAACGGTGTCTCACAGACCACCTCCCCCACCAAAGCTGTGTACGATATGCTCTCCAGCCAAGCTTTCAGGGCAATGAGCTCACACGAGCAATTCCACGGGTTCTCCTCAAGTTGTAATTCCACCACTTTGTCCATGTGCTCCAGGAGCCCAATGTAAGGAAACATTTTCAACCGGTTGCCCCTGAGGTCCAGATGTGTCAAGGGAACATTCCGGAAAATGTTTGTAGGCAGAGCAGAGAGCAAATTGTCATTCAAAATGAGAACTGTGAGCTGATGCAGTTTACTCAGGGCATTAGGCTCTATATTGGTGATGTAATTGTAATCAATCTGAAGGTATTCCAAACTCTCCAGGCCGACAAACGTATCATCCCTTAGGACGTCTATCTTGTTGTTGTTCAAGTGCAATCTCTTTAATCCCTGGAGTCCGTTGAAAGCACCCGTTTCCACTTCATCGATAGCATTGTTGCCTAAATGCAATATGGTCGCCCCAGTGTAGTTGATGAAGTCGTTGA
This is a stretch of genomic DNA from Oncorhynchus mykiss isolate Arlee chromosome 7, USDA_OmykA_1.1, whole genome shotgun sequence. It encodes these proteins:
- the LOC110527440 gene encoding SLIT and NTRK-like protein 5 yields the protein MHIWILKIILLIAASLSLVEMYDNYGEICRNLCTCEEKEGILTVSCENRGIIRLTEISPVHFSMYHLLLTGNLLKKLSLNDFINYTGATILHLGNNAIDEVETGAFNGLQGLKRLHLNNNKIDVLRDDTFVGLESLEYLQIDYNYITNIEPNALSKLHQLTVLILNDNLLSALPTNIFRNVPLTHLDLRGNRLKMFPYIGLLEHMDKVVELQLEENPWNCSCELIALKAWLESISYTALVGEVVCETPFRLHGRDLDEVSKQELCPRRAISEYEMRPPPPLSTNGYFQTTPASVTASATSSNAFKASSRPTKGTRQSNRTRSKPTSRIPANPYNYGPIIAYQTKSPVPLDCPTTCTCNLQIADLGLNVNCQERKIENISDLKPKPYNPKKMYLTGNYIPVVRRSDFLEATGLDLLHLGNNRISLIQDRAFGDLTNLRRLYLNGNLIDRLTAEMFFGLQSLQYLYLEYNKIREIVGGTFRFVPNLQLLFLNNNLLKTLPAGIFTGLSLSRLNLRSNHFQNLPVSGVLDQLKLLLQIDLIENPWDCSCDVVGMKIWLEQLSAGTVVNEVKCETPKRHSGIDMRSIQSEQLCPDYSDVVVSTAPPSDEPLPDRATTTETYQRSNPTSSVVPLSVLILSLLLVFIMSVFVAAGLFVVVVKKRKKSQSDRTSTNNSDVSSFNLQYSLYSNNRTVPKVKAPAGHVYEYIPHPMGHMCKNPIYRSREGNTVEDYRDLHELKVTYRSDVDEERNSNMRSPTYSVSTIEPREDPSPAENAEHFFRGIIEADNQSPSGNSLEYKYTGPVSYTYNPNFDVRRQFLHPERIRETVLYGTAPSTVYVEPNRNEYLELKAKLQVEPDYLEVLEKQTTFSQF